A section of the Malus sylvestris chromosome 17, drMalSylv7.2, whole genome shotgun sequence genome encodes:
- the LOC126610571 gene encoding uncharacterized protein LOC126610571: MQNDDFEQGLVCPSFSCYSSDKLADAAAKVCRELDHLNLVDESESGQLADCKNDSESATADEEEEDEFEFVSFQKSADQVFFDDRQIGPVFPVFNRDLLQDKSQRDLLAGGRNDKKVEEDDDGVPSSSSSEVDELEAVPPGTYCVWMPKAASAEARGKCKKSKSTGTSSSGTSSSRRWSLRDLLRRSNSEGGKNMVFLTPLSSTSKKVEDNRETKKSSGSGTGSTSGSDGPRKKPSKGSNSLSMAHEAFYVRNKTVAKDGYNKRRSYLPYRQDLVGFFASVNAMSGSFPPAL; this comes from the coding sequence atgcaaaacgACGATTTCGAACAGGGACTCGTCTGTCCCAGCTTCAGCTGCTACTCCTCCGACAAACTAGCAGATGCCGCCGCCAAGGTCTGTCGGGAATTGGACCACCTCAATTTGGTCGATGAATCGGAGTCCGGTCAGTTAGCAGACTGTAAAAATGACAGCGAGTCCGCGACCGCcgacgaggaggaggaggatgagttCGAATTCGTGTCCTTTCAGAAATCCGCCGACCAGGTTTTCTTCGACGACCGCCAGATCGGCCCCGTTTTTCCCGTGTTCAACCGCGACCTCCTGCAGGATAAAAGTCAACGTGATCTCCTCGCCGGCGGTCGGAATGATAAAAAGGTGGAGGAGGACGACGATGGTGTGCCGTCATCGTCATCGTCCGAAGTGGACGAGCTGGAGGCGGTCCCACCGGGGACGTACTGCGTGTGGATGCCGAAAGCCGCGTCGGCAGAAGCGCGTGGGAAGTGCAAGAAGAGTAAGTCGACCGGAACATCGTCGTCCGGAACGTCGTCGTCTCGGCGTTGGAGCCTCCGGGATTTGCTTCGGCGGAGCAACAGCGAAGGCGGCAAGAACATGGTGTTCTTGACCCCTTTGTCGTCCACCTCCAAGAAAGTGGAAGACAACAGGGAAACCAAAAAGAGCTCCGGGTCGGGAACCGGGTCGACATCTGGGTCTGATGGGCCCAGGAAAAAGCCCAGTAAAGGCTCAAACTCGTTGTCGATGGCTCACGAGGCGTTCTATGTGAGGAACAAGACGGTGGCAAAGGACGGGTACAACAAGCGGCGTTCGTATCTTCCATACAGGCAGGACCTGGTTGGGTTCTTTGCTAGTGTGAACGCCATGAGTGGAAGCTTCCCACCTGCTCTCTGA